The Telopea speciosissima isolate NSW1024214 ecotype Mountain lineage unplaced genomic scaffold, Tspe_v1 Tspe_v1.0175, whole genome shotgun sequence genome includes a window with the following:
- the LOC122647811 gene encoding uncharacterized protein LOC122647811: MITLFIIRKLWTIGKIGIKILTIKINNLLREDVSFDPNLFSKLKSIKHDEVYKLSKLNLWSRRFFDQACGNTTAQSTDDATLEISLFNPAQIQRLTAKHPRLRYIHIGLIQIELTALFRQGIDTPVVIAIFDKRFLADPINALIGGIESNLIHGSVWFKLRPNFFLSVHDPNLCDSVVLKIKTQWTGMKADSHNLAVS; encoded by the coding sequence ATGATAACTTTGTTTATCATAAGGAAATTATGGACCATTGGAAAGATCGGTATAAAGATTCTAACGATAAAAATTAACAATCTCCTCCGAGAAGATGTCTCTTTCGACCCTAATCTCTTCTCTAAGCTTAAGTCAATTAAGCACGATGAGGTATACAAGCTTTCCAAGCTTAACCTCTGGTCTAGGCGTTTCTTTGACCAAGCTTGTGGTAACACCACTGCTCAGTCTACAGATGACGCTACCCTTGAAATCTCTTTGTTCAATCCGGCTCAAATCCAACGATTGACAGCCAAACATCCTCGTTTGAGATACATTCACATTGGTCTCATTCAGATTGAACTCACGGCGCTTTTTCGTCAAGGCATAGACACTCCTGTTGTCATTGCTATCTTTGACAAAAGATTCCTTGCCGACCCAATTAATGCCTTAATTGGTGGAATTGAGTCAAACCTCATTCacggttcagtttggttcaaaCTGCGACCcaatttctttctctctgtccATGATCCAAATCTTTGTGATTCTGTGGTTCTTAAAAttaagacccaatggactggcaTGAAAGCAGACAGCCACAACCTTGCTGTTAGCTGA